A genomic segment from Chitinophaga niabensis encodes:
- a CDS encoding DUF2130 domain-containing protein has translation MEDAFAADIEREMRGKMETEWRKRMESLQAQKNEMEQQRQQIQLERQQVSQEKQQQEEELNKRLQAERAKLQEQLSENIRKDVSADFENQLRLMKETQLENEEKLKEARAKELEFLRKTQELNNREQEMEIDLQKRLLQERSQLMEQVRKEETERNSLKETENQMRTKELEKQLEDQRKLVEEMRRKAEQGSMQLQGEVQELALEEMLRTHFPFDAISEVGKGVRGADCIQTVRNQFGQECGKIIYESKRTKDFSKEWLEKLKSDMRSQGADIAVLVTQTMPRDMERFGEKDGIWVCTFHEVKSLTFVLRDAIMRVYNVSKNHENKGDKMHLLYHYLTSGEFAEQWSAIREGFRAMRTSIQKEREAMEKLWKAREKQLEKVLLNAAHIKGSIEGIAGSDSVDLELLDDATDALLAAGEE, from the coding sequence ATGGAAGATGCATTTGCCGCAGACATCGAGCGGGAAATGCGTGGTAAGATGGAAACAGAATGGCGTAAAAGAATGGAGTCGTTACAGGCACAAAAGAATGAAATGGAGCAACAGCGCCAGCAGATCCAGCTGGAACGGCAACAGGTATCGCAGGAAAAGCAGCAGCAGGAAGAAGAGCTGAACAAACGCCTGCAAGCTGAAAGGGCCAAACTCCAGGAACAACTCTCTGAAAATATACGCAAAGATGTGAGTGCGGACTTTGAGAACCAGCTCAGGCTCATGAAAGAAACGCAGCTGGAGAATGAAGAGAAACTGAAGGAAGCACGTGCAAAAGAACTGGAATTCCTGCGTAAAACACAGGAGCTCAATAACCGCGAACAGGAAATGGAGATCGATCTCCAGAAACGCCTGCTGCAGGAGCGTAGCCAGTTAATGGAACAGGTACGGAAAGAAGAAACAGAGCGCAACAGCTTAAAGGAAACAGAAAACCAGATGCGTACCAAAGAACTGGAAAAGCAGCTGGAAGACCAACGCAAACTGGTAGAAGAAATGCGCCGCAAAGCAGAACAAGGCTCCATGCAGTTACAGGGAGAAGTGCAGGAACTGGCGCTGGAAGAAATGCTGCGCACCCATTTCCCTTTCGACGCTATCTCTGAAGTAGGTAAAGGAGTAAGAGGTGCAGACTGTATCCAAACCGTACGGAACCAGTTTGGCCAGGAATGCGGAAAGATCATCTACGAAAGCAAACGCACCAAAGACTTTTCAAAGGAATGGCTCGAAAAGCTGAAATCAGATATGCGCAGCCAGGGAGCAGATATAGCCGTACTGGTAACGCAAACCATGCCGCGGGACATGGAGCGTTTCGGAGAAAAGGATGGCATATGGGTGTGTACTTTCCATGAAGTGAAAAGCCTCACCTTCGTATTGCGGGATGCCATCATGAGAGTATACAATGTTTCCAAGAACCATGAAAATAAGGGTGATAAAATGCACCTGCTCTATCATTACCTTACCAGTGGCGAGTTTGCAGAGCAATGGAGTGCCATCAGGGAAGGTTTCAGGGCTATGAGGACCAGCATCCAGAAGGAAAGGGAAGCCATGGAAAAACTCTGGAAAGCCCGGGAAAAACAGCTGGAGAAAGTATTGCTCAACGCCGCCCACATCAAAGGCTCCATTGAAGGCATTGCCGGCAGCGATTCTGTAGACCTTGAGCTACTGGACGATGCCACCGACGCCCTGCTTGCCGCAGGAGAAGAGTGA
- a CDS encoding sensor histidine kinase codes for MFKQYIGWKFTLISVAVVIIVTTIWFVNSLTEKIQQEETKKVAIWVEAYRELIHSSADANLNLIGEIVTNNTTIPMILTDDQGRIIDQNNFDSSLFIGKPGYLEEQLASFKKQHPPFILGVDANSNQYIYYGDSLILKQIRYYPYIQLLVVALFIGIVLFALSSTNRATQNQVWVGMAKETAHQLGTPLSSMEAWLEILKEKEESAPLANELAKDVNRLKLISDRFSKIGSVPNLEECNLVVQIDSMVNYIRKRAPQKVTITLQSAEKEVSAMISPPLFDWVVENLLKNALDAMEGKGSITVVIENHPAHITVDVTDTGKGIPKAFHDKIFNPGFSTKKRGWGLGLSLAKRIIQDYHKGRLSVKWSEVNKGTTFRIWLRK; via the coding sequence ATGTTTAAACAGTACATAGGTTGGAAGTTTACGTTGATATCGGTGGCAGTGGTCATTATCGTGACCACCATCTGGTTCGTCAACAGCCTTACGGAAAAGATACAGCAGGAGGAAACGAAAAAAGTAGCCATCTGGGTAGAGGCCTACCGTGAACTGATACATTCTTCTGCGGACGCCAACCTCAACCTGATAGGGGAGATCGTTACCAACAATACCACCATACCCATGATCCTTACAGACGATCAGGGCAGGATCATAGATCAGAATAACTTTGATTCCTCTTTATTCATTGGCAAGCCTGGTTACCTGGAAGAACAGCTGGCCTCTTTCAAGAAACAGCATCCGCCTTTCATCTTAGGCGTAGATGCCAATTCTAACCAATATATTTATTACGGGGATTCCCTGATCCTCAAACAGATACGTTATTATCCCTACATCCAGTTACTGGTAGTGGCTTTGTTCATTGGTATTGTATTATTTGCATTGTCTTCTACCAACCGGGCTACGCAAAACCAGGTATGGGTGGGGATGGCAAAAGAAACGGCCCATCAGCTGGGTACCCCATTGTCTTCCATGGAGGCCTGGCTGGAGATCCTGAAGGAAAAGGAAGAAAGCGCCCCCCTTGCCAATGAACTGGCCAAAGATGTGAACCGCCTGAAACTGATCTCAGACAGGTTCTCGAAAATAGGCAGTGTACCCAACCTGGAAGAATGCAACCTGGTAGTTCAGATAGATAGTATGGTGAATTATATCAGGAAAAGGGCCCCGCAGAAAGTGACCATCACCCTGCAATCGGCAGAAAAAGAAGTGAGTGCTATGATCTCCCCGCCGTTGTTTGACTGGGTAGTGGAAAACCTGCTAAAGAACGCGCTGGATGCCATGGAAGGAAAAGGAAGCATTACTGTTGTAATAGAAAACCATCCCGCACATATAACAGTAGACGTAACAGATACCGGAAAAGGCATCCCGAAAGCCTTCCACGATAAAATTTTCAACCCCGGTTTCAGTACAAAAAAGAGGGGCTGGGGATTGGGCCTATCCCTTGCCAAACGGATCATTCAGGACTATCACAAAGGCCGTTTGTCTGTAAAATGGTCGGAGGTGAATAAGGGTACAACCTTCCGGATTTGGCTGCGAAAATGA
- a CDS encoding outer membrane beta-barrel protein, with translation MKSIKVIILLMIGSLGVHSAFAQSSRPPVSFNVNYSIAQPLGSLSDYAKNTSFRGWTAGFNYAINDRLSVGGKVGYADFYERFPRTVYPGKGEDVSAVQTHTLQTIPILATVQYNLAKADARVIPYVGAGIGTANMNYEKYWGEFVEKENKWAFQVSPEVGINIPFGKYSPVMLNANVQYNYAPFKVNEITNFNSIQANIGLKFHIQ, from the coding sequence ATGAAAAGTATTAAAGTAATTATATTATTGATGATCGGCTCACTGGGTGTGCATAGTGCCTTTGCCCAAAGCAGCCGTCCGCCGGTTTCTTTTAACGTGAACTATTCCATTGCACAGCCACTGGGTTCACTGAGCGATTATGCAAAGAACACCAGCTTCCGTGGATGGACCGCAGGATTTAATTATGCTATCAACGATCGTTTGAGCGTAGGTGGTAAAGTAGGGTATGCAGATTTTTATGAAAGGTTCCCCCGTACAGTATATCCCGGTAAGGGAGAAGATGTGTCTGCCGTTCAGACGCATACATTGCAGACCATTCCCATCCTTGCCACCGTACAATATAACCTTGCTAAAGCAGATGCCCGCGTAATTCCATACGTTGGTGCTGGTATCGGTACAGCAAATATGAACTACGAAAAGTATTGGGGTGAATTTGTGGAAAAAGAGAACAAATGGGCCTTCCAGGTGAGTCCTGAAGTAGGTATCAATATACCTTTTGGTAAATATTCTCCAGTAATGCTGAATGCGAATGTGCAATACAACTATGCACCTTTCAAAGTAAACGAGATCACAAATTTTAACTCGATACAAGCAAATATTGGACTAAAGTTCCATATCCAATAG
- a CDS encoding HAD family hydrolase — protein sequence MKNHAYHSVIFDLGAVLVDWNPRYLYKKIFATPEEVEHFLEHICTSDWNEAQDEGRTLQEGTDLLVSQFPEHETSIRAFYGRWKEMLGGPIPETVKILQQLKESGQYKLYALTNWSNETFPIALMEYKFLQWFDGIVVSGKEKLRKPSHDFYQLLLDRYEVNKANTIFIDDNLRNVKAAEAYGIESIHFQSPAQLEEELKKRGILN from the coding sequence ATGAAGAACCATGCCTACCATTCTGTCATTTTTGATCTGGGAGCTGTACTTGTTGATTGGAATCCGCGTTATTTATATAAGAAGATCTTCGCCACACCTGAAGAAGTAGAACATTTCCTGGAACACATCTGTACTTCCGACTGGAATGAAGCCCAGGATGAAGGCCGTACCCTCCAGGAAGGAACAGATCTGCTGGTAAGCCAATTCCCGGAACATGAAACTTCTATCCGCGCCTTTTACGGAAGATGGAAAGAAATGCTCGGTGGGCCCATCCCCGAAACCGTAAAGATCCTGCAGCAATTAAAAGAAAGTGGTCAGTATAAATTGTATGCCCTCACCAACTGGTCCAACGAAACTTTTCCCATCGCATTAATGGAATATAAATTCCTGCAATGGTTTGATGGCATCGTTGTTTCAGGTAAAGAAAAACTCCGCAAGCCCTCACATGATTTTTATCAGCTTTTGCTCGATCGCTATGAAGTGAACAAAGCAAATACTATTTTTATCGATGATAATTTACGCAATGTAAAAGCGGCTGAAGCATATGGAATTGAGAGTATCCATTTCCAATCACCTGCTCAGTTAGAAGAAGAACTCAAAAAACGTGGAATACTGAACTGA
- a CDS encoding DUF4136 domain-containing protein yields MKRTGMILSAIAVGALLFSSCRKEPLNDMTEEESRIYVTNYNDTADFTSYKTFSIVDSVAVISNRADAKKELTEYDVKLLNSLKTSLQGRGYTLVDKGAKPDLAVNVSRIDNTTTSIGYIPGYWTGFPGYWDSGYWGYPGFDYWFPSYYSVFRTREKSVVVDLVDLKNAPHADNKLNAIWNAMLRGTGVWNSNNIESMVKAVFDQSAYLKASNN; encoded by the coding sequence ATGAAAAGAACAGGAATGATCTTAAGTGCAATTGCCGTTGGCGCCCTGTTGTTCAGCAGTTGCAGAAAAGAACCACTCAATGACATGACGGAAGAAGAATCCCGTATTTACGTTACTAACTATAACGACACAGCAGACTTTACGTCCTACAAAACGTTCAGTATTGTAGATTCTGTTGCCGTGATCAGCAATAGGGCAGATGCCAAAAAAGAGTTGACAGAATATGATGTGAAATTGCTGAATAGTCTGAAAACTTCTCTACAGGGCAGAGGTTATACATTAGTGGATAAAGGTGCGAAACCAGACCTTGCCGTGAACGTAAGCCGCATCGATAACACCACTACTTCCATTGGTTACATCCCGGGTTACTGGACAGGTTTCCCCGGATACTGGGATTCAGGTTACTGGGGATATCCGGGCTTTGATTACTGGTTCCCTTCTTACTATTCAGTGTTCCGCACCAGGGAAAAATCTGTTGTAGTGGACTTGGTAGACCTGAAGAATGCACCGCATGCAGATAACAAATTGAATGCTATCTGGAACGCCATGTTGCGTGGTACAGGTGTATGGAACAGTAATAACATTGAATCGATGGTGAAAGCAGTGTTTGATCAGAGCGCGTATCTGAAAGCAAGCAATAATTGA
- a CDS encoding acyl-CoA dehydrogenase family protein, with the protein MHQDLFESPDYFQIDELLTEEHKMIRASVRQWIKTEISPVIDGYCQRAEFPSQIIKALGSLGCFGPTIPVGSGGGGLDYIAYGLMMQELERGDSGIRSTASVQGSLVMHPIYTFGSTAQKERFLPKLATGEMMGCFGLTEPDFGSNPAGMLTYFDDDGDHILLNGAKMWISNAPFADIALVWARDPEGKIRGVIVERGMEGFSTPETKDKWSLRASATGELVMDNVRIPKTNILPDAKGLKAPLSCLSSARYGIAWGAIGAAMDCYDTALRYAKERVQFNRPIGGFQLIQKKLAEMITEITKAQLMNWRLGVLRNEGKATAEQISMAKRNSCETAVHIAREARQILGAMGISGEYPIMRHMMNLESVITYEGTHEVHLLITGMDITGLNAFS; encoded by the coding sequence ATGCATCAAGACTTGTTTGAATCGCCTGATTATTTCCAGATAGATGAACTTTTGACGGAAGAGCATAAAATGATCCGTGCCTCTGTGCGGCAATGGATAAAGACAGAAATATCTCCTGTTATTGATGGTTACTGCCAACGCGCGGAATTTCCTTCCCAGATCATCAAAGCGCTTGGCAGCCTGGGTTGTTTTGGCCCCACCATTCCGGTAGGATCAGGTGGCGGAGGGCTTGATTACATCGCTTATGGTCTAATGATGCAGGAGCTGGAACGGGGAGACAGTGGCATCAGGTCCACTGCATCTGTACAGGGTTCTTTGGTAATGCATCCTATTTATACATTCGGCAGTACAGCCCAGAAAGAACGTTTCCTTCCAAAACTGGCAACAGGAGAAATGATGGGCTGCTTTGGACTGACAGAGCCGGACTTTGGTTCCAACCCTGCCGGTATGCTCACTTATTTTGACGACGACGGCGATCATATTTTATTGAACGGCGCCAAGATGTGGATCTCCAATGCACCCTTTGCTGATATCGCATTAGTATGGGCACGTGATCCGGAGGGAAAGATCAGGGGTGTGATCGTGGAGCGTGGTATGGAAGGTTTTTCTACTCCCGAAACAAAAGACAAATGGAGCCTGCGTGCCAGTGCTACCGGGGAACTGGTGATGGATAATGTACGCATTCCCAAAACCAATATCCTCCCGGATGCAAAAGGGCTCAAAGCTCCTCTCTCCTGTTTATCCTCTGCCCGTTATGGGATTGCCTGGGGCGCTATCGGTGCTGCCATGGATTGTTATGATACCGCATTACGTTACGCAAAAGAACGGGTGCAGTTCAACAGGCCTATCGGCGGTTTTCAGCTTATCCAGAAGAAACTGGCGGAAATGATCACCGAGATCACAAAAGCACAGTTGATGAACTGGCGGCTGGGCGTATTACGCAATGAAGGTAAAGCAACGGCGGAACAGATATCCATGGCTAAAAGGAATTCCTGCGAAACAGCCGTACACATTGCCAGGGAAGCGCGTCAGATCTTAGGCGCCATGGGTATTTCCGGGGAATACCCCATCATGCGGCATATGATGAACCTGGAGAGTGTGATCACTTACGAAGGCACACATGAAGTACATTTATTGATCACCGGCATGGATATTACAGGGCTGAATGCTTTTTCCTGA
- a CDS encoding FAD:protein FMN transferase: protein MKGLLFLIGICISVSTSAQKLISFQGKAQGTYYIVKYISNDTGSLREDVEDLFRQIDRSMSLYLPSSLINRFNKGPQVVMDHHMRTVVRKAQEVSKLTNGLFDITIKPLVDLWGFGVVRHNGQPSQADIARKRRLVDYNMLTVRTKYLIKKREGMEIDCNGIAQGYTSDAVGRLLHAMGIHNFLVDVGGELVASGVNTQGQPWSVGIERPPDTDSTSQPVQALLRLKNKGVATSGNYQRFFDEGGTRFAHTIDPRTGQALHNNIISVTVTAPDAMTADAFDNVLIILGVDAGLQFISEHPKLKLQAFYVYKDDAGKVREKYSPDFFAE from the coding sequence ATGAAGGGTTTACTCTTTTTAATTGGTATATGCATTTCCGTTAGCACCTCCGCCCAAAAGCTGATCAGCTTCCAGGGAAAGGCACAGGGCACTTATTACATCGTCAAATATATCAGCAATGATACTGGTTCTCTCCGTGAAGATGTGGAAGACCTGTTCAGGCAGATAGACAGGTCTATGTCGCTATACCTGCCCAGCTCCCTGATCAACCGGTTCAACAAGGGGCCACAGGTTGTGATGGACCATCATATGCGGACGGTGGTGCGCAAAGCGCAGGAAGTAAGCAAACTCACAAACGGGTTGTTCGACATTACCATCAAACCATTAGTAGATCTCTGGGGATTTGGCGTTGTAAGGCATAACGGGCAGCCATCCCAGGCAGATATTGCCAGGAAGCGGCGGTTAGTGGACTACAATATGCTCACTGTACGTACAAAATACCTGATCAAAAAAAGAGAGGGTATGGAAATAGATTGCAATGGGATTGCGCAGGGATATACTTCAGATGCAGTGGGCAGGCTTTTGCACGCCATGGGCATTCATAATTTCCTGGTGGATGTTGGGGGCGAACTGGTGGCCTCAGGCGTAAATACACAAGGCCAGCCCTGGAGTGTGGGTATAGAAAGGCCTCCTGATACAGACAGCACCAGCCAGCCGGTACAGGCATTGTTACGGTTGAAGAACAAAGGAGTGGCTACCAGTGGTAATTATCAACGGTTCTTTGATGAAGGTGGTACCCGCTTTGCACATACTATTGATCCCCGTACAGGCCAGGCCCTGCATAACAATATTATTTCCGTTACAGTTACTGCGCCGGATGCGATGACGGCAGATGCATTTGATAATGTGCTGATCATTCTGGGGGTGGATGCTGGATTGCAATTCATCAGCGAACATCCTAAACTAAAGCTCCAGGCTTTTTATGTGTATAAGGATGATGCAGGTAAGGTGCGGGAAAAATATTCTCCTGACTTCTTTGCGGAATAA